A window of Salvelinus alpinus chromosome 31, SLU_Salpinus.1, whole genome shotgun sequence contains these coding sequences:
- the LOC139561124 gene encoding RNA-binding protein 4.1-like isoform X2, translating to MVKIFIGNLPNEVEKDEIKALFTQHGAVTECAKFKNYAFVHMDDRKSATKAIRSLHLLKLHGRPINVEPSRGKNQGPVKLHVTNVEKGDEDAIRTLFEEYGIVTECAVVKNFAFVHMSNSDEAMDAIEGLDNSEYQGRHLHVQISKRRPRREEEDYGPPPNSGAYWPAPHGYPADRGQPEPPHYRGRMSGGYPGLPSPPSPRRAPYPPERAYECERESYAVVDYYEKYRARPAPYGGFSGYGDERRVGSIPPPPPPSAMVRAHLAASLDRYERHLPPPLSSSYARDRSPIRRPSPPSMPRMGNGYSYERFRLSPLSRPAMYNLSRTRDPYADRVPPLPPARYSY from the exons ATGGTGAAGATCTTTATTGGAAACCTCCCTAACGAGGTCGAGAAGGATGAGATCAAGGCTCTGTTTACTCAACATGGCGCAGTGACAGAATGTGCGAAGTTCAAAAACTATGCCTTCGTCCACATGGATGACCGTAAGTCTGCCACCAAAGCCATCCGCAGCCTGCACCTCTTAAAGCTTCACGGCAGGCCAATCAATGTGGAGCCAAGCAGGGGAAAGAACCAGGGTCCGGTGAAACTTCACGTGACTAACGTGGAGAAAGGCGATGAAGATGCAATCCGCACCTTGTTTGAGGAGTATGGCATAGTTACAGAATGTGCTGTTGTCAAAAACTTTGCTTTTGTCCACATGTCCAACTCCGATGAGGCCATGGATGCCATAGAGGGATTAGACAACTCTGAATACCAAG GCAGACATCTTCACGTTCAGATATCAAAGAGACGTCCCAGACGGGAGGAAGAGGATTACGGCCCCCCACCAAATAGTGGTGCATACTGGCCAGCACCTCATGGCTACCCTGCAGACAGGGGGCAGCCGGAACCCCCTCATTACAGAGGTCGCATGTCAGGGGGGTACCCTGGCCTCCCTTCACCCCCTTCCCCTAGACGAGCCCCATACCCCCCAGAGCGTGCTTATGAGTGCGAGAGGGAAAGCTACGCGGTGGTGGATTACTATGAGAAGTACAGAGCTCGCCCTGCCCCTTACGGTGGCTTCTCAGGCTATGGAGATGAGAGACGCGTTGGCTCcatacccccaccaccacccccttcTGCCATGGTTAGGGCGCACCTTGCGGCCTCTCTCGACCGGTATGAGCGTCacctccccccacctctgtcctccTCCTACGCCCGTGACCGCAGTCCCATCAGGagaccctctcctccctccatgccCCGCATGGGTAACGGCTACTCTTATGAGCGCTTCCGGCTCTCTCCTCTGTCCAGGCCTGCAATGTACAACCTATCACGTACCAGGGACCCCTACGCTGACAGGGTCCCTCCACTGCCTCCTGCACGCTACTCTTACTGA
- the LOC139561124 gene encoding CUGBP Elav-like family member 4 isoform X1, producing MVKIFIGNLPNEVEKDEIKALFTQHGAVTECAKFKNYAFVHMDDRKSATKAIRSLHLLKLHGRPINVEPSRGKNQGPVKLHVTNVEKGDEDAIRTLFEEYGIVTECAVVKNFAFVHMSNSDEAMDAIEGLDNSEYQDIFTFRYQRDVPDGRKRITAPHQIVVHTGQHLMATLQTGGSRNPLITEVACQGGTLASLHPLPLDEPHTPQSVLMSARGKATRWWITMRSTELALPLTVASQAMEMRDALAPYPHHHPLLPWLGRTLRPLSTGMSVTSPHLCPPPTPVTAVPSGDPLLPPCPAWVTATLMSASGSLLCPGLQCTTYHVPGTPTLTGSLHCLLHATLTERTLVFD from the exons ATGGTGAAGATCTTTATTGGAAACCTCCCTAACGAGGTCGAGAAGGATGAGATCAAGGCTCTGTTTACTCAACATGGCGCAGTGACAGAATGTGCGAAGTTCAAAAACTATGCCTTCGTCCACATGGATGACCGTAAGTCTGCCACCAAAGCCATCCGCAGCCTGCACCTCTTAAAGCTTCACGGCAGGCCAATCAATGTGGAGCCAAGCAGGGGAAAGAACCAGGGTCCGGTGAAACTTCACGTGACTAACGTGGAGAAAGGCGATGAAGATGCAATCCGCACCTTGTTTGAGGAGTATGGCATAGTTACAGAATGTGCTGTTGTCAAAAACTTTGCTTTTGTCCACATGTCCAACTCCGATGAGGCCATGGATGCCATAGAGGGATTAGACAACTCTGAATACCAAG ACATCTTCACGTTCAGATATCAAAGAGACGTCCCAGACGGGAGGAAGAGGATTACGGCCCCCCACCAAATAGTGGTGCATACTGGCCAGCACCTCATGGCTACCCTGCAGACAGGGGGCAGCCGGAACCCCCTCATTACAGAGGTCGCATGTCAGGGGGGTACCCTGGCCTCCCTTCACCCCCTTCCCCTAGACGAGCCCCATACCCCCCAGAGCGTGCTTATGAGTGCGAGAGGGAAAGCTACGCGGTGGTGGATTACTATGAGAAGTACAGAGCTCGCCCTGCCCCTTACGGTGGCTTCTCAGGCTATGGAGATGAGAGACGCGTTGGCTCcatacccccaccaccacccccttcTGCCATGGTTAGGGCGCACCTTGCGGCCTCTCTCGACCGGTATGAGCGTCacctccccccacctctgtcctccTCCTACGCCCGTGACCGCAGTCCCATCAGGagaccctctcctccctccatgccCCGCATGGGTAACGGCTACTCTTATGAGCGCTTCCGGCTCTCTCCTCTGTCCAGGCCTGCAATGTACAACCTATCACGTACCAGGGACCCCTACGCTGACAGGGTCCCTCCACTGCCTCCTGCACGCTACTCTTACTGAACGCACACTGGTATTTGACTGA